The sequence below is a genomic window from Flavobacterium lipolyticum.
GACGAGATACGTTGCGCCAAAAATGCATTTGCCGTTAATTTTGATAATTCTGACGACCACACATTAGTCGTCAAAATTTTTTCTTTGTCTACCCAGTTTGCGTAAACATCAACCAATGCTTTAATTGCTTCTTCACCTTCTGGTGTTGTATCTCCACCTATTAAAATTCGATCCGGATTCAACAAATCAGTAACCGCAGTCCCTTCAGCCAGGAATTCAGGATTCGATAAAATTTGAAACTGAACTCCATTTCCTGTATTATCCAAAATGCTTTTAATAGCTTCCGCTGTACGTACTGGCAAAGTTGACTTCTCAACAACAATTTTGTTTTCCTTGGCTACTTTTGCAATTTGTCGGGCGCATAATTCAATGTATTTTAAATCGGCTGCCATCCCTTTTCCCTTACCATAAGTCTTGGTTGGTGTATTTACTGAAATAAAAATCACCTGAGCCTCATCAATTGCTTTTTCAACTTCTGTCGAAAAAAACAAATTCCTTCCTCTGGCCTCCGCTACTATTTCCGAAAGCCCAGGTTCATAAATCGGAATATTATCCGTATTTGGGTCATTCCAGTCTATAATTCTTTGTTCGTTCAAATCGACAACAGTCACTTGAATATGTGGGCATTTTTGAGCAATTACCGCCATAGTTGGACCTCCAACATAACCAGCACCAATGCAACAAATTTTTGTAATTTTCATTTACTATACTATTATCTTGATCTTTAATTTATTTCAAATTCTTCCAATACCAGCCCACAGCTTCCTTCAATCCTTCCTGTAAAGAATATTTAGGATCATATCCCAGCATTTTTCTTGCTTTATCAATACTTGCTAATGAATGTGGAATATCTCCTGGACGATTTGCCCCATAAACTATTTCCACGTCAGAAATTTTAGAATCAAATGCTACTAAGTACTCCTTTAAATAACCTACTAAATCATTTAAAGTGTTTCGATCACCAAAAGCGGTATTATAAACTGTATTTATGGCTTCCGGATTCTGACTCGTCATAGCCAATTCATTCATCTGAATTACATTGTCTATGTAAGTAAAATCTCTTGAATAATTTCCATCCCCATTAATCACAGGACTTTCATATTTCATTAACTGCATAACAAACTTCGGAATTACAGCAGCATAAGCTCCATTAGGATCCTGCTTTCTGCCAAAAACATTAAAATATCGCAATCCGATAGTCTCTAACCCATAAGTTTTACTAAAAATCTCGGCATAGAGTTCGTTTACATATTTTGTAATGGCATATGGAGACAAAGGCTTTCCTATTACATCCTCAACTTTCGGTAATCCCTGAGAATCCCCATAAGTTGAAGAACTTGCTGCATAAATAAACCTTTTAACTTTGGCATCACGAGAAGCGGTCAGCATATTTAAAAAACCGGAAACATTCACATCGTTTGTCGTAATAGGATCATTAATTGATCTTGGAACAGAACCTAAAGCGGCCTGATGTAAAACATAATCAGCGCCTTCAACAGCTGA
It includes:
- a CDS encoding UDP-glucose 6-dehydrogenase, whose translation is MKITKICCIGAGYVGGPTMAVIAQKCPHIQVTVVDLNEQRIIDWNDPNTDNIPIYEPGLSEIVAEARGRNLFFSTEVEKAIDEAQVIFISVNTPTKTYGKGKGMAADLKYIELCARQIAKVAKENKIVVEKSTLPVRTAEAIKSILDNTGNGVQFQILSNPEFLAEGTAVTDLLNPDRILIGGDTTPEGEEAIKALVDVYANWVDKEKILTTNVWSSELSKLTANAFLAQRISSINAMSELCEKTGADVNEVARAIGMDSRIGPKFLKASVGFGGSCFQKDILNLVYIAKSYGLNEVADYWEQVIIMNDHQKKRFSSKIVQTLYNTVADKKIAFLGWAFKKDTNDTRESAAIYVADDLINEQARISVYDPKVSKTKILNDLNYLETRSVEENNLAVSTFASAYDACKDAHAIAILTEWDEFTTYDWQKIYDSMHKPAFLFDGRNILDAKKLESIGFIYNGIGS
- a CDS encoding SDR family oxidoreductase — its product is MSTSKQHTILITGGAGFIGSNLSEYFLGLGYKVVCLDNFSTGHRHNLKDFISNSNFRLIEGDIRNFADCVSAVEGADYVLHQAALGSVPRSINDPITTNDVNVSGFLNMLTASRDAKVKRFIYAASSSTYGDSQGLPKVEDVIGKPLSPYAITKYVNELYAEIFSKTYGLETIGLRYFNVFGRKQDPNGAYAAVIPKFVMQLMKYESPVINGDGNYSRDFTYIDNVIQMNELAMTSQNPEAINTVYNTAFGDRNTLNDLVGYLKEYLVAFDSKISDVEIVYGANRPGDIPHSLASIDKARKMLGYDPKYSLQEGLKEAVGWYWKNLK